The DNA sequence GTACTTATCCTCTGTGCCGTGTTTGGGAACGCGTGTGTGGTTGCAGCCATCGCCCTGGAGAGAAATCTTCAGAATGTAGGGAACTATCTGATTGGGTCTCTGGCCGTGACTGATCTGATGGTATCGGTTCTGGTGTTGCCCATGGCGGCCCTTTACCAAGTCTTAAACAGGTGGACTCTCGGACAGGTACCATGTGACATTTTCATCTCTTTAGATGTGTTATGTTGTACATCATCTATACTGCACCTTTGCGCCATCGCCTTGGACAGGTACTGGGCCATTACCGAACCTATAGAGTATATGAAGAAGAGGACTCCCAGAAGAGCGGCGGTTCTGATCAGTGTCACCTGGTTTGTCGGGTTTTCCATCTCTGTTCCACCCATGTTGATCATGCGTTCCCAGCCGAGTAGTAAAGCGGAGGACATAGCTAATCCCGAGCAGTGCATGATAAGTCGAGACCCCTGGTACACAATCTACTCGACATTCGGCGCGTTCTACATTCCGTTGATACTCATGTTGGTCTTATATGGACGGATATTCAAAGCTGCCAGGTTTAGAATCATGAGAACAGTGCGTAAAACAGAGAAAAAGAAAGTGTCTGATTCTTGTTTGGCACTGTCCCCTGCTCTCTTCCACAAGAGGACCAACGGGGACCCGAGTAAAAGCTGGAAGAGGAGCGTGGAGCCCAAACCAACCCCCTGCGTAAACGGTGCGGTCAAGCACGGCGATTTGTTGGAGATTATCGAGGTTCACAGCAACTCAAAAAACAACCTGCCACTCCCCAACAACCCCAATTCCGAGCCGCTCTTTGAGAGCAGACAAGATAAGAACATGGAGGCAAAGAGAAAGATGGCCATGGCCAGAGAGCGCAAGACTGTGAAGACGCTGGGTATAATTATGGGCACTTTTATCTTTTGCTGGTTGCCTTTCTTTATTGTCGCCCTGGTAATGCCCTTTTGCCACTCGTGCCAAATGCCAAAGTGGCTCGAGGACGTCATTAACTGGCTCGGGTACTCCAACTCTCTACTGAACCCCATCATTTACGCATATTTCAACAAAGACTTCCAAAGTGCCTTTAAGAAAATAATAAAATGTCACTACTGCAAAACATAAGCATATTACATAATCCGTTTATGATGTAAAACAGTTGACTGCAGAGTTGGGAGTGATGTCTGCAGAAGACAAATCTTACAACCATTTCAGTAGCATTAGTCAGTCAAACATGGGTCTACTGAAAGGTTGACAGTTGACAGTAATGTTGTTTAATAAAactaattgtattattattaatattattattataccaggagtttttttttttacaaagctGTATAAACAGGTTTGCAGGATGTCAGAGCTGATGACTCGTGCCCATGTCAAGCATGCTTTGTAGTGTTCAATAAACCATGTCCTATTTCAGGATCTTCTGTACTTATGTGTTGATTTGTGTGCTTACTTGGAGCTTCGTATAATCTCTTAGGCATTTGCCATAGCATTTTAGGGGGAAATAGTTATTTGTGTTGAGTCACCTACATTTACAAGTCTATCAGCAATAGAAAGCATTATGGAAGTATAAGCATCATTTCGTTTTTCTTGTAGGAATAATTGTGTATAGAGATATACCCAAATAAGCCCACAGCAAATAATCAATTTTTTTCACAACAGACTGGTGGTTGAGATAATCACAGACATCACCAGTAACATCCCTGAACTacttacacgcacacacattttttttatagGCAAcatgatcagatatgaaaataagaACAAAATCTAATGTGTAATGTTGATGTCCATCACTGAAGTGCTAATTGTCTATCCCAGTATGAATAATTTCAGGAAGTTCAAATTGTATTTAGCAATTGAGGCATGTCACAGCTTTATAAACCAATAACCTAGTAAGCCGATGACACTCCCCgactataatgtgtgtgtgtgtgtgtgtgtgtgtgtgtgtgtgtgtgtgtgtgtgtgtgtgtgtgtgtgtgtgtgtgtgtgtgtgtgtgtgtgtgtgtgtgtgtgtgtgtgtgtgtgtgtgtgtgtctgtgctgatATGAATGGGggacatacactaccattcaaaggtttgcgctcacttagaaatgtccttgtctttgaaagaaaagcacattttttatccatcaaaataacataaaattgaaacagtcctcacaagtcctcaactggcagcttcattaaataaacccgcaaaacaccagtctcagtgAATGTCAACAGAGAAGAGGCGACAACGGGCTActggccttcgaggcagagttcctctgtccagtgtctgtgttcttttgcccatcttaatcttttttttatttttattattggccagtctgaaatatgactttttctttgcaactcttcctagaaggccagcatcccggagtcgcatcTTCACtcttgacattgagactggtgttttgcaggtattatttcatgaagctgccagttgaggacttatgaGGCGTCTGTttatcaaactagacactctaatgtacttgtcctcttgctcagttgtgcaccggggcatcCCACTCTCACTCCACTTCTATTCGGgatctattctggttagggccagtttgcgctgttctgtgaagagagtagtgcatagcgttgtacgagatcttcagtttcttggcaatttctcacaaggaatcgccttcatttctcagaaaaagaatagtttcagaagaaagtatttTTTTCTGGCCATTTTTAGCCTATAATCGAACACAAATgctaatgctccagatactcaactagtctaaagaaggctagttttaattgcttctttaat is a window from the Oncorhynchus keta strain PuntledgeMale-10-30-2019 chromosome 6, Oket_V2, whole genome shotgun sequence genome containing:
- the LOC118385675 gene encoding 5-hydroxytryptamine receptor 1A-beta-like, whose protein sequence is MEERNNTTAAWFPFDFQNETSTADAEIKLSSQIFTSFLLAVLILCAVFGNACVVAAIALERNLQNVGNYLIGSLAVTDLMVSVLVLPMAALYQVLNRWTLGQVPCDIFISLDVLCCTSSILHLCAIALDRYWAITEPIEYMKKRTPRRAAVLISVTWFVGFSISVPPMLIMRSQPSSKAEDIANPEQCMISRDPWYTIYSTFGAFYIPLILMLVLYGRIFKAARFRIMRTVRKTEKKKVSDSCLALSPALFHKRTNGDPSKSWKRSVEPKPTPCVNGAVKHGDLLEIIEVHSNSKNNLPLPNNPNSEPLFESRQDKNMEAKRKMAMARERKTVKTLGIIMGTFIFCWLPFFIVALVMPFCHSCQMPKWLEDVINWLGYSNSLLNPIIYAYFNKDFQSAFKKIIKCHYCKT